The DNA sequence gtaagcttcagaataaaaataatgaaaagggtaaggaacatgccgaagccagtgtcgcacatgaggaaattgaagatggaaatGTTTATTTagtgactgaggatagttcgggcaagcagggatggattttggaCTCAGCCTATTCGTTTCACATCTATCTCCACagggattggttctcttcttatgttccggtggataaaggtgttgtgctgatgggagatgatcatccttgctgtgtcatcggcattggaactgtaagggtgaagatgcatgatggaattatcagaacactatctgaggtacgtcacgttccagatatgtctaaaaatttaatttctttatctgctttggacaaatctggttgttctttttctggtggaggtggagttttgagggttcttaagggtgctttggtggtgatgaaagctagcctggttggtacattatacaggctacagggttctgtggtaatAGGGTCGGTTGCTGTTTCAgtgtccatgtcagattcggatgttactcgtttgtggcatatgagattgggccatatgagtgagaaatgtttggcgatgttgagcaaacggagtttgcttggtgatcggagtatctcgaagttggagttttgtgaacattatgtgtttgggaagcagaagagagttagcttcagtactggaattcacaaaaccaaaggtactctagactacattcattcagatctttggggacccgcacgtactgcttctaagggtggtggcagatatatgttgaccttcattgatgatttctccaggaaggtctaggtatattttttgaagcacaagaatgacgtatttgctatcttcaagcaatggaaagctttggtagagaagcaaacggaaagaagggtgaagcgccttcgtacagataatggattggagttctgtgatggtgttttcaatgagttttgtagaaacaaagggattgttagacatctcacagttagaggaactccgcagcaaaatggtgtggctgagcagatgaacagaactcttatagagaaagtccgatgcatgctgtcgaattctgggttagcacaggacttttgggcagaagcagctgctacagcttgctacttggtgaatcgttctccatcggcaacaatcgattgcaagactcctgaagagatatggtctggaaaacctgctaattatttagatttgaaggtgtttggatgccctgcctatgttcatgttaatgatggtaagcttgagcctagatcgaagaagggcaaatttcttggttacccgcagggtgtaaaaggatacagagtttggcttcctaatccaaagtcatctaaggttgtgattagcagggatgttgtgtttgatgagatggtaatgctgcatccgaaaaaggagctcgttgtttcagacagtgtgccaaagcaggtggagtttagggtggaggaagtaagtacttcacagaatggttcagtttcaggcccatttgagacacccactcatgtggaagaagagagaattgaggaggtgcaggagcattcAATTGCTAAGGATAGACCTCGTagggagatcaagaagccctctagtttagctgactatgtcacttttgcttgtgttgtagcacaggagatcgagagtcccagtgatccttgcaactattatgaagccatttcatgtgaggattctgcaaagtggttaattgctatgcaggaagaggtggagtcgcttcataagaaccacacttgggagttggcattacctccagagggtaagaagattgtgggatgcaagtgggtctacaaaaagaaagaaggcattcctggtgttgaagatgcgaggtacaaagcacgttTAGTAGCGCAGGGGTATTCATaggtacagggagttgattttaatgatatattttcccctgtcgttaaacatacttctattcgtgctttgttagcgctagttgctatgcatgatttagagttggagcaactagatgtgaagatcgctttcttgcatggtgagcttgaggagacaatttatatgtagcaacccgaaggtttcgaggttgaaagaaaagaggatcatgtgtgtttgttgaaaaggtcattgtatggtttgaagcaatcccctcgtcagtggtacaagcgatttgatgggtttatggttagccatggctattctagaaaccaatatgatagctgtgtgtattttaggaagttggaagatggctcatttatctatttgttgctttatgttgatgatatgctgatagtggccaagaagaaatccgatatcaacagattgaaagcagaattgagtggtgagtttgagatgaaagatttgggagcgacaaagaagattcttggtatggagattgagagagatagatctgcaggtaaacttttcttgactcaaagatcttttgttgagaaagttctggagcgttttggaatgaagaacgctaaacctgtaagtactccattagctactcattttagattgtctgctgatatgtcatcacagtcggatagagatattgagtatatgtcaaatgttccttattctagtgctgttggtagtttgatgtatgctatggtgtgtacccgtcctgacattgcacatgctgttagtgttgtgagtcggtatatggctaatcctgaCAAACAACACTGGTTTTATCATAGGCAGACGTTATAGAAAATAGACCCATAACTCCATAATGCTCAAATTATggatataaattaataactaactaaataaataaaactaaactatctatctatattggttttatataattattttaaaatatatattaattctaCATAAGACAGAGAAGAGAGGGACAAGGCTAAGGCTGCTGAAAAAACCAAAGCATATTTAAGATTGAGTACCCTTTCCTTGACTTCAATTTAAGACACATAACAAATATTCCAACAACCAAATGAAAAACCAACATGATATTCTTTTGTTATTACCCATTGAGGAAATTCCACTCCCGATCAAATGCCTGAAAAGTGAAAAGTTTGCCATTTATTTTGCCCGTAATAAATCCTTAAAAAAAGACAAGGGTGGTTTTAGTGGGTTGATACGGCTgtgacaaaagaaaagaaagtgggTTAGTGCTACTATGTTGCCCACGTGATAAATCTAATCCAATTAAACTGTGTATTTTGGGACTACATAATTGTCATTATCTTGATTGATTAGCTACAAAAACTAACCGCTAGGCAGGAGGACAGATGCTGATGCAGTCATATGGGAGAGATTTGGCCCAGGATCTAGCATCAGTCAATTTTAGTTTTCGAagtattatatatttctttttgtttttttttttttgcgttatAATTGCTTTTGTCTCTTAATTGTATAAAGACGGTGTCGTTCTCACTTGGGTTCATGTGAGAAGAGAGAATGATAAAACTCTTCTCCCACGCCATTCTGCAATTTAGCTTGAATTTTCCAGATGGTTCCTTAGAGATTTCTCTCTGTACGTATTTTCCTTCCATTTTAATGGAAATAGAGAATTGAGGCTCGTATTCCTCATCAACCACTACACCAAGGGCAGAATATTTTCAGTGAGTATCCTTAGAGATACAGGTACTTTATGGTATAATTGCTGATCAAATGGTCTATACCATATGATTTGGATATTGTTTCCCTTGCAAAAGCAAATGGCTGTGTAACTAGGATActtaaactgaaaaaaaaaaaaaaaaaaaaaaaatcagaatacCAGGAGATATGGCTTTCCCTTGCAAAAGCAAATGGCTGTGTAACTAGAAAATTAACTgggaaaacaatttaaaaaaataaataaataaataaaaataccagGACAAATAATATGGCAGTGGTTTTAAAGGTTGTAAAATCTAATAAAGAACTTTATTTTACCAAACGTGGGGTCAATTCtagccttttatttatttttctttttcttttggaatgTCTATCCAAGTTGACCTTGTCCATTGTAGTGGAGATCTTTATCTCTGTTTTGAAGCCCAGAAGAAAAGAGTTGTCAACTGGTTGCTGATAGCGCCTACTCTGGGCATTTTGTGTGGCAGCAGTTGCAATGTTACATGTTTTTcagatagaaaaatatattcctTCTCTCTCAACTTTGATAAAGagagaactttttttttcccccattatatatatatatatatatattcattgtttTTTGATGGTAATAGGATAGGGTATCTAATTCTTGCAATTGAGATGTGAGATTAGCCCATGCTACtctagtaattatatatattataaaactgCTAATGACTTTTCCTGATAAATGAGCCATATATAGATGTTGAAGGTCAGGGGATATCCAAGCTTGTTTGGGTTACTATCGTTTGGACAACACAGAGAATATTCCAGAAGGAAGTGGCTGGAGAAGCAGAAaatccaatgccaaattaaaaACAAGCGGAGTTGGTTTAGGAGTGGTGAGTAATGGTGGGCcatgttaatgaaaaatcaagCAATGCGCAGCAGGGGAAGGTGTATTTATCTCTGTAGAATAATAAAAGCTAAGTGGGGGATCCTATGGATTTGGATTGTAGTATAAAGGGGTACCTTTTGGGCTTTGGTCTGCTACACTCTTTTTCCATGTTAGGTTTCAAGCAATggaatggctctcctttgtagCTTTTGATCGTTGGATATGTGGTGGGATGCTTTTATATATGTTAGTGGAGCTGTACCATCTGATCAACCTAGAAATTTCTTCTCGCTTTTGAGCATCACaacttgtaatatatatatatatatatatatgagaacaaGATACATAAACGAAATACAAAgaataaggaattaaaaaaatcttcCATATAGATGGCCATCTGAATTCTTGAAAACcgaatttcaatttctttacaGAAGAAACCTGAACTAGTTATCTAGGTACCTTAATTATTTATAGTagatattctttattatatgcAAGAGTGTGACGAGTGATTTAAGATAGAGAGAGGTGGGCAACGGAAAATAGTGCCTCATTGCATGTTTTGTTAATGTTTGTCAATCAATATTCTAAAGGGAAAATCTGTTTTCAGATTAAAAGTTATAAGGTCCACTGTTTAGAGACTCCCAAACAATAAAGTTAAAATATTGCAGGAACTTTCATTGacatcatttttgtttttttatacgTGGAATCTGAGTGTGATTGCCAAAGAACTGAGACAGTGGCATATAATGCAACCACTAAAACAGCTTTTTTATTCGGACATCGAGCACTTAGTGGGCACTGCACTGACTTCTTCATCCACACTGCCTATTGCCAACCCTCATACCAGAACTCTGTTGAGATTTTCCCAAGTGTGGTTAGTATATTCCATAAAACTTTGGCAAACAAGGACCATTGTTAATATTACCGTTGTTGGCCTAAACCAAATGTGATGAAGGTGGTGGTTTTGCTTCTGCCACCAAGGTTTTCTACCACGTGATGTGCTAATGGTCGACAAGTGAGTGTCACAGAGGCATCGGCTTTCTTTGTGGTTTAATTTCATATCATTCCCTCATATATTCAAATATTCCCACTTCAATCTTCATTAAACACACACCACTCAGTTTGCAGGTTgtcattgttattgttattagtaTTTCATCTTCTTTAACCAAAATTGCTTTTTCTATTCTATCTAAAAAAACAGATAAAGACTTGTACTCCTACAAATGAGAAAAAGATTCTGCCAtagtaacatttttatttttatttttttttatttattttttttatgtacgtATAGATACATATTGAGGGCTATGAAGTAAATATTGACAAacagaaaaaagcaaaaatctctgaggaaaaaaaaaaaaaaaagttaaatatagtTTGTGTGACagcaaaaaaaaagagaaagaaaaaagtgtaTAAATAGGCATAGACACGTAAAAGCAAAGGTGCCCCAACATTTTCGATACCAAGACAGCTAAATTTAGAAGCTGCTTCCCTGGTTTTGTCAAGGCAACCGTAACcatattttacttatatatcaACCATTCTCTGACAAAAATAGGAAAAtgttcttccttcttccttgtTTTTATGTTTGTCAAGGTAACCGGCAGCTTAGTTCGACATTAATAACAACGATGATTCCTAGAATATCCTTCTCCATCCTGCTTCTTGCTTTGCTTGTTATTGGTGCTTCGTCTACCTCGACAGGTatcatcattcttttttttttcttttttcttttttttcccgttGTCCCTCTTTCTTCTTGTATGAAACTTGTACTTGATTTATATAGTTGAATTTCCATAAAATGGATTGATTAGCCATAGATTGATATGCATGAAAACTACGAATTTCAGATGCGAATGCACCAGAATTCAGCTATGAGGGCGGGAATGGGCCAGAGAAATGGGGAACCTTAACTTCATCTTACACACAATGCTCAAATGGGAAGATGCAGTCTCCTGTGAACATTGTAAATAACCAAGTTACTCGGGGCAAAACATTCAAGTCCTTAACCAGAATCTACAATCCTTGCAATTCTACTCTCATCAACAACGGCTTCAACGTTGGGGTCTGCTAGCTAccattatctttatatatatatatatatatatatagaattttgatcTGTTCGGAATATAGTTCCCACCTTATTATTATCGATGAATATACATGTGCAGATACATTTCGAAGAGTATGCGGGAGTGATGGTTGTTGATGGTAAGAATTACACCTTGAAGCAATTGCATTATCATTCTCCTTCCGAGCATCAACTTCAGGGAGTCCAGTATGTTCTTTAACTCTCTCTGTCTCCCATCAAAATTGCTATATACAGTACCCAATACAGAGCCTtgactatatatacatatatatatatatataatcgtaAGTACAGGTATCCAGTGGAGCAACATTTAGTCCACCGGGCAGATGATGGAAGCAGCTCAGTTGTTGCAATCCTCTACCAATACGATAAACCCGATCCATTCCTCGCaaaggtatatatatgtgtgtgtgtgtgtgtgtgtgtctaatCCATGAACTCGTTGATTATGAATTATTATcaggaatatttaaaaaaattaataacaaaaaataattaattaacagaaCTAACTTAAATTTTGCAGTTCATGGACAAATTGACAGAGCTAGCTAAGGAGAATTGTCAAAGCCACGAGCAGGCTCATATTGCCGTTGGAACTTTGGATCTGAAGCTACTCAAGAAACAGACGCGCAAATTTTACAGATACATAGGCTCTCTCACTACTCCTCCATGCACTGAGCAAGTCATTTGGAACATCCTTGCCAGGGTATATATcttatttaaacaattaaagattaattaagaggaatttcaaattataaactattaaaattagaaaattaagaaaaaaaaaaattaaagcaaacgCACGCATGCATGCAGGTAAGAAGCATATCCAAGGAGCAGGTAGAGGCTCTAAAAGCACCAGTACGTTCAAATTGCAAGAACAATGCAAGGCCATTGCAGCCCCTTAATGGTCGTCAGGTTGAGCTTTATGCCGAGATCGACCACGACGActaattaaatttctatttatcATCCCATTGGCCATCTACTCCTTAATCCAGGTGACTTTGAATTTCAATGTACTATATAGTTACTTAATTTCATTGAGGAAATAAGAGAAGGGGTGCTAATATGCTAATACAGTAATGCTCCTCTCTTTTTCACATTTTGTAAATTAGACTTTCAAATTATTGGCCATATGGACCATACCAAAATCAAaacacatatatgcatatatatataatgtaatctGATGAGAAAATGGCATTTCCGCCTAAATTCAAATTTCTCAGTAAATTTTGGAAgggtttataaattatataattaactcACTTTGGATAAACATTATTTTGAGAGATTAGATTCTAGAATTAGTTACCGTCGATTTAGATAAATATTGTCTGATCCTAAAACAGGCCAAATATGGGACCGGATTGGCAATGAATGTATGACCCCACCTAAACGTAACTTAGAAGACTTGCAACATGTGGATATTGACATAGACGAATTTCCAGGCAGATTTTTGGCATCTTTCTGGACTGATTgggaaatataaattttaaaaaaatgattttttatttatttatttttttaataggtaAGGATGTCGATTTCAATGAGAATTTGGATCAACAAGATGACAATTTTGTCTTACCTAATCAATTCAAATAAATGGCATCCACCTCATGGTGTCAAATGCTACAGAACCCCCCAATCAAACGGTGCTGCTTCAATTTGGAAAATCAATGCTTGAATCTAAAATTATGGCCtattaaaaaaagaactttGATCCAGTAAGctcattttaattagtttattttcctttttttaattattttcttagaaGTAAATTTCAAATAATGAGAATCAAAATACCCGTTTAATGTAAATACGGTTTCTATCAGAATTCAGAATCcgaaattaaaccaaaaaaaaaaaatttacaactaATTCGTTCACTCCCAACTAACCTATTTACAAACctcgtgcttttttttttgtttttttttttttttgtgttttttcttttttctaattgaaggggcaaaaaagaaaaagaaaaaaaagtgaaacaAATGTAAACGTAAAAATCCTGGTTGTTCTTTTTACCTGTTTTTTTTTACCCAGCGTGTAGGAACCGTTATTCAACGTGCCACGTCATCCCAACGACAATTTAAACCGAGATGGACCCCACCGGGACCGCCTATCAAGACCGAAAACATGCCTGCTACGGTGGGCCCATTTCTCGACGTCGCCATATGGAAACGATTTTCCAACGACTCTGGTGTTTTTACACCAACCCTCCTCCAGCCTCAACCGCCCAAGATTCCGATCTCCTACCAGACGCGAACCGGTTCATGCCTCCCAGGCTCGGCGGTTCACTCTCCACGCTTTTCCTCCCTAGCGAATTCGACGAAGGAACGTCGATATCCACCTCCAAAAACTCGCGCCCTCTCCTCGACATGCTCTGCCTCGGTGGTGATTCAGACAAATCGGCCGGTTTCGGTTCGACCTCATGCGTCCGCTTTCTTCGGCCTGCGGAAAGGAAAATGGCTCGGAAACTAGCGAGAAATCCCGATTTCCGTCTCTCTTCCGGTACGGTTTTTTGCTTGGCCGGTTCAGACTGTCTGTGGCGGTTCTTTCTCATCCGGCGCTTACGGTCTCTCTTGGATCTCACACGTCCCATACACGAAACCTTAGGCGAAGACGGTTCGACCATCGCAGAGTCCGATTTTCCCGAAGACACGGAACGTTTCGGAAACAGATGGATATTCCCTGCCTTGCAATGCTTCAGATTCTTCGTGTCGACGTAAGTTTTCTGAGGCTTCGGTAGGCCAATAATCGCGGCCTTTGATTTTAAATTCATGGAAAACCGCTGAGAATTCGAGTTAGAACTCGGATTGATATTCGGATTCAAATTAGTTGAATTGGATCCTTTAGTCGATTCTTTCCGTTCGAAGAAAGCGTTGCGGTCGAACCAATCGAGCTCGGCGTCTCTGGATAACCAGAAAGATTCCGGCGGGAAATCAGGCGGAACTTCCGGTTGACCAGAATCTTCCTCCGGCTGTTTTTCGCCGTCGGCGAGGGTCTCGCATGCGATTTTCCGATCCATAGAGCCTCCAGCACAGGCGGAAACTAGTGTTTCCAAATCGACTTGTGGCATCATACAAGAAGGAAATGTaatgaaaaaagagagagaatgtAATTTGGGAGACTTGAGAGAGACGGAGTAAGAGGAAGAAGAGgttttataaaagaaatggtTGTGGTgcgtttaattaataaaataaaaagtggatTGAAAACTACTATTAGGAAGGAGAGAGAGTTTCCAACTTGTTGACTCGTGCGTGGTTGTTTCCTTTTCCTTCGAAAAGATAAGagggaaaataaatatatatatatatatatattttctcttttattattatttttttaaattttctgtcaaatttatatatatatatatatataaacgaaaACGAAAGAAAAGCAAGCGTACAACGTTGATATGCCTTTTACAATGGGCGCCTTCTTTACTTTAATACTTTTCTCCAggctttcttattttcttttgttttcctttattttctttttttaataatttgtttctATTGGGATGGCTCGGCTTGgtctatgttttttcttttctagtaGGTCGGCTCCATTAggattaagaaattaaaataaaacgtAGATTAAATCACAATTTCAATCGTTGATGCATTTGATTTTGTGGGGCTTTTCATTTTGTGTAGTATATAatcattttgttaattaaagAAAAGTAGAAGGTGacaatcaatttaataaaattatacatattggTGCGGAATAAATTTTCTCTCTTGAGAATCTAATGGTAACATGAGAACCTCAACGACATTGAatgtatatatgattttgatagACTATTTAGAAATTGTTTATTAGAATGGCATTTAGAATTTTGCTTAAGACGCACCAACTGACGGAGATTATCttacttagtttttttttaacatataggTTGTAAATTTCTTGTATCCTCGATGCAAGCCAACTCCCAATTAGCCAAATATGATATGCTGACTATTTGATCTATTTAGTCTTTGAAATTTAACTTAAACTGAAATTGAACTCcaactccatatatatatatatatatatatgggccaaaaaaaccaaaactgtGGTCGccgaaaattttcaaatattctatATTTGTGGTAATTGATTGCGCATGTGGCATGTGACCATGAGGCCTACACCATGCATGCTTGAGAGTCCAAAATGGTGCCAAAGACAGAAACCTTTTTTTCTTGGTCGGACTCGAGAGGATTGGAGCGTTGGAAGTATTTATGAATTCAGCTCAATGTAATACTAATTGTGGTATTTGTAATTCTGAGATGTCATTTTCATTTGGAAAAACAGGTATTGGAAGATTTGTGGATGAAatcataaaagtaaataaaaaagaaagaggcaAAAGATTTTTGTCATACCCGTtctttagttaaaaaaaataaataataataataataaatcctgTAATACTATACTTTGACAAATGTGATACTTTTATTTACATTGTACttgctaataaaatatatatatatatatatatataagaatacacTTCAGATTCAAAGTTCAAACTTCAATTCTGATGAAAATTCTTTCTCCtccaaattgtaattaaaagaaaaaaaaaagcatatacaaAGAAGAATGTCTTGGCAATATATTGAAAATCTTCCATTCTATCCCCATTAAATTTCTCTTTTACCTATAGCTATCAAATTGGCCTTCTCGTAATTTGGTAACcaaatctaaaatattttatcatataaaaaaggctgaaaatttgataaaacttaATGATTTATATGACTAGTACTACTGctacatgtatacatatatatatatcccatttatattatattaatcttaTAAGAGGTTACTTATTCTAATAAGAATCCAAAGTGATATGTTCGTAACGCAATCTCTTAGCCCTCCCATGCCTCCAATACGTTCAAGTGTTTTTGGAATATGAGCCACCGTCTTTGTCTAAATAATGACGGAATACCTGTGACTACCAATAATATGATAGGtttataataattga is a window from the Ziziphus jujuba cultivar Dongzao chromosome 11, ASM3175591v1 genome containing:
- the LOC107432099 gene encoding alpha carbonic anhydrase 1, chloroplastic, giving the protein MFFLLPCFYVCQGNRQLSSTLITTMIPRISFSILLLALLVIGASSTSTDANAPEFSYEGGNGPEKWGTLTSSYTQCSNGKMQSPVNIVNNQVTRGKTFKSLTRIYNPCNSTLINNGFNVGIHFEEYAGVMVVDGKNYTLKQLHYHSPSEHQLQGVQYPVEQHLVHRADDGSSSVVAILYQYDKPDPFLAKFMDKLTELAKENCQSHEQAHIAVGTLDLKLLKKQTRKFYRYIGSLTTPPCTEQVIWNILARVRSISKEQVEALKAPVRSNCKNNARPLQPLNGRQVELYAEIDHDD
- the LOC107432100 gene encoding uncharacterized protein LOC107432100; its protein translation is MMPQVDLETLVSACAGGSMDRKIACETLADGEKQPEEDSGQPEVPPDFPPESFWLSRDAELDWFDRNAFFERKESTKGSNSTNLNPNINPSSNSNSQRFSMNLKSKAAIIGLPKPQKTYVDTKNLKHCKAGNIHLFPKRSVSSGKSDSAMVEPSSPKVSCMGRVRSKRDRKRRMRKNRHRQSEPAKQKTVPEERRKSGFLASFRAIFLSAGRRKRTHEVEPKPADLSESPPRQSMSRRGREFLEVDIDVPSSNSLGRKSVESEPPSLGGMNRFASGRRSESWAVEAGGGLV